The Erigeron canadensis isolate Cc75 chromosome 4, C_canadensis_v1, whole genome shotgun sequence genome window below encodes:
- the LOC122597871 gene encoding disease resistance protein RPV1-like — translation MAYSSSTSSVHKKSYLYDVFLSFSGEDTRRTFVDHLYYALHQQGIRTFKDDQRLEKGKRINDELLQSIEDSRLYIIVFSKNYASSSWCLNELLKIMECQKKKEQIAYPVFYDVEPMEIRKQSGSVGEALSKHKNGSEVQIWREALTKAANLSGWDLRNIADGHEAQVIRLIVEEVSHDLCSFTYVNTDEKLVGIKQRMQDLELFLNTGLDDVRMIGIKGMGGAGKTTLARAIFDKLSIQFEARTFVENVREVSKASLSGLNSMQKQILIDVLKDQWITVSSVHDGINMMKMRLSGKKVLVVLDDVDQLSQLEALAGDSSWFKPGSRIIITTRDEQVLLSHRVSLIHHVDLLSDEEAMHLFCRYAFGKDVPVREYEKESLEVVRYAAGLPLTVKVLGSSLCGKDKPEWIDTLARLKTIPLEETIRKLGLSYESLEDEHKKIFLDVACLLKNWKMEDAIRMLDGCGFHARNGLRVLQRKSLITIEEVSATPFDFYLSDESQRSEQICIHDHIEEMGKNIVRSLHPDDPSRHSRLWVQEEIEHVFACHIGAEETRCIRIELTPDIDLAGLIHMKKLRCLIVNYDSVASNYFEFVRNGHSVGDGHKVCEYLPNALRYLYWRCYPNRCLPKISGTNNLVTVEIYNSRIEQLWEGGMDMKKLKYLVLHNTHHLKTCDLGVFPNLERLYLKGCKKLVELRIPTAGCLKRLVYLTIYSCKRIRSLSFVKHLESLEFLRLSRLNPKEFPDIIPTDANSSLQHLYIRKSDIVELPSSIKKLCKLVYLNLEHCKNLKSLPISFCSLQHLKVLRLVFCGIEELPEDFGQLEYLEELYLAFCTSLKHLPDSICKLKHLKTLALHVCSALERLPEDLDKLESLEVLNFLRTYRIRDIPGSICKLKHLKTLALRFCSALEKLPDDLDKLESLELLDLTQCHRIRDIPRSICKLKHLKILALHHCSALQKLPKGIGKLESLEVLDLSWCESIEDIPSSICKLKRLKKLDLMFCMKLRKLPGEVGDLENLRELNIECTSISQLPRSISLLKGLKLKL, via the exons ATGGCGTATTCTTCGTCAACTTCATCTGTTCACAAGAAGAGTTATTTATATGATGTATTTTTAAGCTTCAGTGGTGAAGACACACGTAGGACATTTGTTGATCATCTATATTACGCGCTTCACCAACAAGGCATTCGTACTTTTAAGGATGATCAGAGACTCGAGAAAGGAAAAAGGATCAATGACGAATTATTACAATCCATTGAAGACTCAAGATTGTATATCATAGTTTTTTCTAAGAACTACGCATCTTCATCCTGGTGCTTAAACGAGCTTTTGAAGATAATGGAGTGCCAAAAGAAGAAAGAGCAAATTGCTTACCCTGTTTTTTATGATGTCGAACCAATGGAAATCCGCAAACAAAGTGGATCAGTTGGAGAAGCACTTTCCAAACATAAAAATGGATCAGAGGTTCAGATATGGAGAGAGGCTCTAACAAAGGCAGCCAATTTGTctggttgggatttgagaaatATTGCTGATGG ACATGAAGCTCAAGTGATCAGATTGATTGTTGAAGAGGTTTCACATGATTTATGTTCGTTTACTTATGTGAATACCGATGAAAAATTAGTAGGCATAAAACAAAGGATGCAGGATCTCGAGTTGTTCCTGAATACCGGTTTGGATGATGTTCGCATGATAGGAATCAAGGGGATGGGAGGTGCTGGTAAGACAACTTTGGCTAGGGCTATTTTTGATAAGTTATCTATTCAGTTTGAAGCTAGAACCTTTGTTGAGAATGTCAGGGAAGTCTCAAAGGCCTCCTTGTCAGGCTTAAACTCAATGCAAAAACAAATTCTCATTGATGTATTGAAGGATCAATGGATAACCGTAAGTAGTGTTCATGATGGAATAAATATGATGAAAATGAGGTTGAGTGGTAAAAAGGTTCTTGTTGTTCTAGATGATGTTGATCAACTAAGCCAACTTGAGGCATTAGCCGGTGATAGTAGTTGGTTTAAACCAGGAAGTAGAATTATAATTACGACAAGAGATGAGCAAGTGTTATTGTCACATCGGGTAAGCTTGATTCATCATGTTGATCTTCTATCAGACGAGGAAGCGATGCACCTCTTCTGTAGGTACGCATTTGGGAAAGATGTTCCAGTTAGAGAGTATGAAAAGGAATCTCTTGAAGTTGTACGTTATGCTGCTGGTCTTCCTTTAACAGTCAAAGTTTTGGGTTCGTCATTATGTGGTAAAGACAAGCCTGAATGGATTGATACACTAGCAAGACTCAAAACAATTCCATTGGAGGAAACTATTAGAAAACTCGGATTAAGCTATGAAAGCTTGGAGGATGAACACAAGAAAATATTCCTCGATGTTGCATGCTTActaaaaaattggaaaatggaGGATGCAATACGAATGCTTGATGGTTGTGGATTTCATGCTCGAAATGGTTTAAGAGTTCTTCAGAGGAAATCTCTCATTACTATTGAAGAGGTATCTGCAACTCCATTTGATTTCTATTTGTCTGATGAAAGTCAGCGTTCTGAACAAATATGCATCCATGACCATATAGAAGAAATGGGCAAGAATATTGTACGCAGTCTACATCCGGATGACCCGAGCAGACATAGCAGATTGTGGGTACAGGAGGAGATCGAACATGTCTTTGCTTGTCACATT GGTGCTGAAGAGACAAGATGTATTCGTATAGAACTCACACCCGATATTGATTTGGCAGGTCTTATACACATGAAGAAACTTAGATGCCTTATTGTGAATTATGATTCTGTAGCTAGTAATTATTTTGAGTTTGTTAGGAATGGTCATTCCGTTGGGGATGGTCATAAAGTTTGTGAATACCTCCCGAATGCGCTACGATATTTGTATTGGAGGTGTTATCCTAATAGGTGTTTGCCCAAAATATCTGGAACAAATAATCTTGTCACAGTTGAGATTTATAACAGCAGAATTGAACAACTTTGGGAAGGGGGAATGGATATGAAGAAACTCAAATACCTTGTACTGCATAATACACATCATCTGAAGACCTGTGACCTTGGGGTGTTTCCGAATCTTGAGAGGTTATATCTTAAAGGATGTAAGAAGTTGGTGGAACTTCGTATTCCCACAGCTGGATGCCTAAAAAGGCTTGTCTACTTAACTATATATAGCTGTAAAAGAATAAGATCTCTTTCATTTGTCAAGCATTTAGAGTCACTTGAGTTTCTTAGACTATCAAGATTGAATCCTAAGGAGTTCCCAGATATAATCCCAACAGACGCCAACAGTAGTTTGCAACACCTTTATATCCGCAAAAGTGATATAGTTGAACTACCGTCCTCAATTAAAAAACTTTGTAAGCTTGTTTATCTAAATCTCGAACATTGCAAAAATCTCAAGAGTCTTCCAATAAGCTTTTGTAGCTTACAACATTTGAAAGTTCTTAGGCTTGTCTTTTGTGGCATAGAGGAATTGCCTGAGGACTTTGGCCAGTTGGAATATTTAGAGGAATTATATTTAGCATTTTGTACAAGTCTCAAACATCTCCCTGATAGCATTTGTAAGTTGAAACATCTGAAAACTCTCGCCCTTCATGTTTGTTCTGCCCTTGAAAGGTTACCTGAAGATCTTGACAAGTTAGAATCTTTGGAGGTATTAAATTTTTTGCGGACGTATAGGATAAGAGATATTCCTGGTAGTATTTGTAAGTTGAAACATCTGAAAACTCTTGCACTTCGTTTTTGTTCTGCTCTTGAGAAGTTACCCGATGATCTTGACAAGTTAGAATCTTTGGAGTTATTAGATCTTACACAATGCCATAGGATAAGAGATATTCCTCGTAGCATTTGTAAGTTAAAACATCTGAAAATTCTTGCTCTTCATCATTGTTCTGCTCTTCAAAAGTTACCCAAGGGTATTGGCAAGTTAGAATCTTTGGAGGTATTGGATCTTTCATGGTGCGAGAGCATTGAAGATATTCCGAGCAGCATTTGTAAGTTGAAACGTCTCAAAAAGTTGGATTTAATGTTCTGTATGAAGCTTAGGAAATTGCCTGGGGAAGTAGGAGATTTAGAAAATTTACGAGAATTGAATATTGAATGTACAAGCATAAGCCAACTTCCGCGGAGCATCTCATTGTTAAAaggtttaaaattaaaactgtAG
- the LOC122597874 gene encoding protein WHAT'S THIS FACTOR 1 homolog, chloroplastic, with product MATQLIKPLTKSFNNLYCLFTSSHLRLMTTSKRVQDRSQQKRVHALEIAVEKHKIASKILFLLELLKHEPQQIIPIRSLDQHRRSLNLPKPHKLSDFIRKSPKLFEMYKDHRGTTWVGLTKKGEELVEEEERLIAENEEKALEHVTRLLMMSVTKILPLDKIAHFRRDLGLPYDFRKNWVYKYPDVFRVFKNEDEVEYLKLVSWNPAWAVTEVEKKVLGVTKTDDHVPGMLSLPFPMKFPPDYRKVYRYRGPIEHFQKREYLSPYADAKELKAGSVEFDKRAIAVMHEVLSFMNEKRLVTDHLTHFRREFVMPQKLMRILLKHFGIFYVSERGKRFSVFLTEAYEGSELIEKCPLVVWKEKVVSLTGYRGRKKKIETFDDLADLEDVDLFESDSEDENMIRVDKSFKEEETMSDAADEVVPHYSEMDIGEVLKAYKDT from the coding sequence ATGGCAACCCAGCTTATAAAACCTCTAACCAAATCATTCAACAATCTTTACTGTCTATTCACATCCTCACATTTACGACTAATGACAACCAGCAAACGTGTTCAAGACCGAAGCCAACAGAAACGAGTCCACGCCCTTGAAATCGCAGTCGAAAAACACAAAATTGCCTCGAAAATCTTGTTTTTATTGGAGCTTTTAAAGCATGAACCCCAACAAATCATACCCATTAGGTCCCTTGACCAACACAGACGTTCACTAAACTTGCCAAAACCACATAAATTATCCGACTTTATTCGaaaatctccaaaattgtttgAAATGTATAAGGACCATAGGGGTACCACGTGGGTCGGGTTAACGAAAAAAGGCGAAGAAttggttgaagaagaagagagatTGATTGCAGAGAATGAAGAAAAGGCGTTAGAACATGTTACTAGGTTGTTGATGATGTCTGTGACAAAGATTCTACCTTTGGATAAAATAGCACATTTTAGGAGGGATTTGGGGTTACCATATGATTTTAGGAAGAATTGGGTGTATAAATATCCAGACGTTTTTCGGGTTTTTAAAAATGAGGATGAAGTTGAGTACTTGAAGCTTGTTTCTTGGAACCCGGCTTGGGCTGTTAcagaagttgaaaaaaaagttcTTGGTGTTACGAAAACGGATGATCATGTTCCGGGTATGCTGTCGTTGCCATTTCCGATGAAGTTTCCTCCTGATTACAGGAAAGTGTATAGGTATAGAGGGCCGATTGAACATTTTCAAAAAAGGGAGTATCTTTCTCCATATGCAGATGCAAAGGAGCTCAAGGCGGGGTCGGTTGAGTTTGATAAACGAGCAATTGCGGTAATGCACGAGGTGTTAAGCTTTATGAATGAGAAACGGTTGGTTACTGATCATTTAACTCACTTTAGGAGGGAATTTGTGATGCCCCAAAAGTTAATGAGGATATTATTGAAGCATTTTGGGATATTTTATGTTTCTGAAAGAGGGAAAAGATTTAGTGTTTTCTTGACGGAAGCTTATGAAGGTTCTGAGTTAATTGAGAAATGCCCGTTGGTTGTTTGGAAGGAGAAAGTTGTGAGTCTTACTGGTTATAGaggaaggaagaaaaagattgaaacttttgaTGATCTGGCTGATTTGGAGGATGTTGATTTGTTTGAGAGTGATTCCGAGGATGAAAACATGATTCGGGTAGATAAATCTTTTAAAGAAGAGGAGACTATGAGTGATGCTGCAGATGAAGTGGTTCCACATTACTCTGAAATGGACATTGGAGAAGTTTTGAAAGCTTATAAAGATACGTAA